From a single Nematostella vectensis chromosome 3, jaNemVect1.1, whole genome shotgun sequence genomic region:
- the LOC116612168 gene encoding uncharacterized protein LOC116612168 — MTHKIQTQKQYYVLEEKIERSVSAQKSLAERFQCSNKPSSELSDAASSQSNRPTGRPTILDDQQEAELLTLFEREIKNKLVINKDLVGERVQTSKTLQGLDIKKIFNRIRYLSSLEPNPELPTASSDEDRTAKWVDDNSSHIIPPTAQGELHGYAEVLVN, encoded by the exons ATGACGCACAAGATCCAGACCCAAAAGCAATACTATGTTTTGGAGGAAAAGATTGAGCGATCTGTAAGTGCTCAGAAGAGCCTCGCAGAGCGATTCCAATGCTCTAATAAGCCATCAAGCGAACTTTCAGATGCTGCGTCTTCACAGAGCAACCGTCCAACTGGCCGTCCTACCATACTTGACGACCAGCAAGAGGCTGAGCTTCTAACATTGTTTGAGAGAGAGATCAAGAACAAGCTGGTAATCAACAAGGACCTGGTAGGCGAACGAGTACAGACAAGCAAAACACTGCAGGGCCTAGACATCAAAAAG ATTTTCAACCGCATTCGCTATCTGTCCTCTCTTGAGCCAAATCCAGAGCTCCCAACAGCTTCTTCAGACGAGGACAGAACCGCTAAGTGGGTGGATGACAATTCCTCCCACATAATCCCACCGACTGCTCAAGGGGAGCTCCATGGGTACGCGGAAGTATTGGTCAACTGA